DNA from Eucalyptus grandis isolate ANBG69807.140 chromosome 5, ASM1654582v1, whole genome shotgun sequence:
TTGTCTTGCTTCCTTGTTTGTTTTGTCTAGAGACACTAGTCTTTCTCTCTGCTAGAACGTCCATTAGGGTCGTTTTGCCTGTGCCACTAATGCCTACTAGTGCTGTGAGCACACCTAGCCTAAAAGCACCACTAACATCTCTCAGCAGCTAGAGACGATCTTCTTCAACTCcttgtttcttcatttcctGGCATACAATGCATGTGTAACTTCTACAGCTAGACCTTACACTCGAGAAATTTATGTAAAGAACTAATTTGTTCTAGAAAAATTAATATGTAAATAGAAATGGCGATAGGAGGAATCgagaaagagacagagaaagagagagacagaaccgaagacgaagagacactgagatgagatctagggtttgttttagtattttttttaatattaaaaattaatgggTCCGGTCTGAAGGGCGGGTgagcggatccgcccatggaaccaggaaccggatCGGTATCCATcgattcccataaattggaactgggaaccggaccggttccctcaagaaccgctaGTTCGGGCGGTTCCGAGCTGTTCGAGCGGATCCTGGTTCTTTTGCACATTCCTAAGAATCAGCAGGCCGTGTATCACGTCAGTGTGGACGCGTTTCGACATTAATGCGTGTCTCAAAATAGTGATTGGGATGATGACTTTATTCCTTTCCCTGAAGactatatattatatgaatggATTATTTAATTCCCCTCAAGCTAAAGTTCACAACGTGTGGATTTAAGGCCGATTGTTCTGACCCCTTTTTTCTAAAGTAGAgtaatcttttgttttttttttccttgaagaCTATAGATATTATATGAATGGATTATTTAATTCCCCTCAAGCTAAAGTTCACAACGTGTGGATTTAAGGCCGATTGTTCTGACCCATTTTTTCTGAAGTAGAgtaatcttttgtatttttttcatgtcaaataagataattattctaattttttaaaaatatacttTGAGGGATGTAATATGATTTtcgattaaatgaaattatGGCCCCCGCGACAAAGGCGGGTGACCTAATAACTGGAGTGGACCATGTGATTGACAGCGATCCGCTAAGGACAGGGCCACATCAAGTGGTGGAAGGAGGAGCCGTGATGATCACATGCTGTGATTAGTCCTCATGAAATGGATTTTGAGTTCAAGTGTCGgcacaaatttatcctaaacttttttagtgtaattagtgcATATCACAGCACTTTGTATAGGAGTTAATAAGAAATGGTATGCGATTTGGATGGGTTATGATCGAAGGATCGCTGCACCAACGAGCCACGGAAGATCCTGTTGCTTTTGAATGTATTTCATGGTTACCCCATGTTCGGTCAGTTGCCTACACAGCGCTGCTGCTCCCTTCGGTTCCACACTCGGGTCTTGAGTTTGAATACTTTGGCGAGCCTATTACAAGCTCACTTGAGGGTAGGGATTGGACCCTCTCACATCGTCATGACGGGGCTATTATCTTGACGCTTCAATCTATTGTATTGTTTGCATAGATAAGAAAACGCTAATGCAAAAACCGCGTGCTCTGGAGCATCACTTCAATTACTCCCGTGCCAACCCCTCTCCTTCAAGATCCTCGGCCATGAGCTCGACCCCGATTTAGGAATTGACGGATCAATTTGGGGCCTTTTGTTTCCGATTAATACCCACGTCAGCGGCATGTGCCATGCATTTCGAGAGGAAAATGCTCTCGTCAATCGGGCAGCCAGCGAAGGGCTGTGGTTTTGAGAGCTTATCCCTTTCTATCCTCTGGACAACTCGGTGGGTCATTGAGTCCAGCCCAAAGAAAGCGACAACTCCATAGATGGAATGAAGGTGCCAGCCCTAAAGTTCATGTCGGTATCAATCGATCGATTCATTCATTCCGAAGCAGATGTcgaaaattaagaaagaaaccAACAAACTGAGAAGTCgcatttttttggtcttttgtaTGCTGGATCTGGGCTGCTGGGACTGGATTCATGTGATCGAGGAGCAATGTTCTGGAGAGAGGAACAGAGAATTAGCTGAGAGAACACTGAGAATTCATTCTGAATAACCCAATCCCAAGTTAAGCTGAAATTTGATCAACGCGGGGAAGTTGAAAGGTTACATTCATTAGTCTATTTTCGAGGTGCAGCCGTCGGGTTTGAAAGGTTACATTTCATTAGTCTATTTTCGAGTTGCAGCTGTcgggttttattttttgttgactatGGTTCATGTCATATTCGCTTCGGACCTTCAAATGGATAATTCTATAGGCTACACGTCAAGTGCTTTGGCAATGAGATAGAAGTTTCGTTCATTGATCGAcagattttgaaaagtaaatgaGTTTTTCCTTTGTCTTGCTAAATCGCTTTCATATCGAGAGGTcaaaagatgacaattttgGATCTCCAAACTTGACCCAAAAGAGATCATGCAAGATGTGAAAAAGCTACTTACCAATGTGAGGATTATGTTGGACATTGACATGCTGATATCTTTCGACTTTATTAACTTACTGAACAAATTCAACCTATCCAAAACTCACTTTCGCCTCACATCGTGTAACCAAACCTTCATGGTCTGCCTTTATTCATTACTAGCGGCACTTTCCATACATTAAAGAATTGCACAGAGTGACCAGCAGGCAGTGTTGGTGCCGTGACGACCTGTGCTAGTGCCCCTTCGCCGTTAAGGCTCATTTTAACAATAACATTGGGAACTTTAACAATAGATATAAGAGTTTGACAGTGGAAAACTAATCTTCAGATTGTCCATTGGCATCGAATATCCTGTTGTGGCAAGTCGGGTTGCAGGGATAAGGGCAATCGATCTTTTGGAACGTAAGCCGTTCGTAATACCAGTCTCCAACAGCCTTTGCAATCGACtgcaaagaaaaaatgaaagacaaACGGACAAACATCAATACATGTTATGGTCCAGTCACGGTGtcatgaaaaatattgaaaaaagtGGTCATTACTGTCTTTGCCACTACTGGAGAGTCATTCCTCAGCCACGTCTCTTGTGTCCCAGCTTGGCAATGAGCATAGCAAGAATCTATGAACATTCCTCTTGATGGAGAGGTTCCGACTGCGCTCAGTGCTCTTAAGAACTCCAGCCTGAAATCTGAATACAATAATTCCAACCAAGTAAATTTTCCAGCTTGAAGCTTCCACAAGACTGTTTTGTAGAGGCTAAAGCTCAACATTTTTTTCACCTTGCATGATTTTGAGTTGATTCGGTGAGCATTTTTTGATATCAAGCTTGCAGCTCCGCCAGGTTCCATGACGATCAGCTACTCCAGGCGCCAAAATATTCTTAATCTGAAAGCAGCAATAATGCTCGAGAGATCAGTGCACAACACTCATGCCTAATTCGGTTTTCGAGACAGAGTAGCTGATACAGAGTTGAGTCAGAAGCCAAAACTGGAGAACAAAAATGGGGGCTCCagtggaaacaaaaaaaaactaattatcaTCTTCTCTTCTGACTGATCTGAAGCTAAATTGCCCATCTTAAAAAAGTTTTAGGAACTATCTGGAAATTGCTTTGAAAGTGATGAACAACTCAAATTGTTTATCGGTGAGGCATTATTTTCAATCTTGAGTTTATCAAGTACTGACCTGCCACGAATCATAGGCGGCATTTATAATGAATAAAGGGGTCTGAATTTGTGGAACCACGTTTTGAGGGAAGAAGCACTGCAATAATGTTCAGCAATATCAGTTGTAATTAGGACACAATTATAAGCAAAAGATGCAGAAATTAACGACAGAATTACTGTCACCTACCaatcctggtttcattttggaTGTGCAGGAAGTTGGTAAATTCTTGGCTGATCCCTGAACCATTCATTCGAGTTTTGAGTGCCAAAGATTAACAAAGACATGCATATTTCTGAGACTAACGTGTATACACATAAATAtgtggtgagagagagagagagagagagagagagagagagtacatgTGTTGCAACCACTTCACTGtagaaattttcaatatgtGAAGCTCCAGAAACATCCTTCCTGAATTAGAACCAGAGAAGAGTGCAATGTCATCCAAAGTTCTGGTAATAATTGCAACCCACATTTTATCCGAGGCCTGAATCCAAAGGAGGAAATAACAAGCTTACGCATTGATAAAATAGCCAGCATCTGCAAGACATTTGACTTTGGTCCTTGCAGGCACGAGAGCTCGGAATCTATCACAATTCAGTATTGCAGTCAACCCACCAGCTGAGCATCCAGCAAGGATAGCCTACATGATTTTCAATTTGCTCCCGATTATTtaggcaaaaaaggaaaaaaaggataaagatACGAAGGATTGGAGAGTTCATCAAGTCGGTTCATACATTTTGCGCGTTACTCATCCCTTTCGACATCAAGTCCTCAACAATTGCTACAAAAGCCCTCGCTCCTCTAAAGTGAAGGTTGGTGGCCTGATCCAAATATGAAATGATCAAGGAAAATAGCACAAAATGTCGCAGCAAATTCAGCTCTGCAcatgaaataaaaaacataGGGTTCAAGGCTAAACAAACTTACGGGGTTTACTGCTTCCACGTCCCCAGTAAATGAAGCTCCATCACAATATCTGACCTTGATTTTGTTCCAGTTGTAGAAGTCTAAAACATCACAAGATAGAAGAAAGGAAGTTGAGATATGATATTCTCTAAGAAAAGACCAAATTTAAATAGCCATAGAGCCACACCTGgattaaatttttgtttattgctGAGTATACCGGAGAAAGAAAGTTCCTTGACCATCTGTTTCGATGAACCTAACCGTGTATCCCTTCGAGCAAGGCAAGTGGTGACGTTGTTGCACCATGCTCCTCCCTGAGAACACAAAATAGAGCTGTTCAATCCCCATGTTGGGCCAAATTATAACTCATGATGTTCTAGAGAATAAATCTGTGCTCACTGcacaaaatcaaattagatggaTAATATGAAAAGTTGCTAGTGTCTAAATTGTGAACATCAGAACACTTCTATTTACTCAGCAGAATTAGCTGACTGTAACTTATAACTACAGTTCCTTTCTTTAATATACAGATAATCAAATACAATCTTAAATTCCTCAATCTACGATAAACTACAGAAGTGCAAACCTCAAAGAGAATTAGCCAATTGTTAGCACCGGCGCCAACTCCCTTATCAAAGTGGTAAGCTGGAGGGCTACCATCCAAACAAACTGCAGGGCACAAAGAACTTCAACCAAATCAACACTGACAAAACTCGAATGAAAGGGGAAATTGCAGGACATTTTGCAGTAGGAAGTTAAATTCATCTTGGACTCACCAGCTCCTTTCGCAACAGCATTTTGGACATACGTAATCCCAACGTTGAAGGCTTCAGACTTGATCAAGATCTGTATGCTCAGTATGACACATAACCATGTCCTCAATCTTGCATCAGCCATTTTGCTGGCAATTGATAAATCGGTCGTATAATATTAGATTTGCTGGGAAAgcaatttcaaccaaaattgatgCAGGTAAGCAGAGCAACAAGGTAAGGGAAGAATCAGAATATAGAAATAGATGAGTGACACGTTAACGTTAATTAGCACCCTTTTAAAACAGAGAATAGAAAAAGCTTATAAACGAAGCAAACCCACtagtaaaaagtgaaaatagcAGATGCTAAAGTGTGATAGGCTTGAAAAAGAGACTTCTTGCTAATCAAATAGAATAAGCGAGTCCATTCCACATCAGGATCGATACCTTTTCCCGTAGACAGCCTCAAACCTTTCTTACTCTACTGACTCTTAGTTGCTAAGGAAGTAAATAGTAATAGCTACAGATCAGAACCAAACGCATCTGAATCACAATAATTCCATCCTCATACAACATAAATAAAATCCAAGAACgaatatgaaaagaagaagaagaaaaaacgcaAGGAAGATCACTAAGGATTGAGCGAAAGAGATCCAAGTGAAGGAGACTCAAAACCGAACTTGCGCATTCATTTCAAGATTACATTCTAAGGATCGAATGATGGCCAGAAAAGCTAACATAGATCAcccagaaaaggaaagaacatgATGGAAGTACCCGAGATGAGGAAGTTGCAGAATGTAGCTGACAACCAGATCCAGAAATGAGCTCAAGTCTTCCCACaacttctcttctctttctcaagAACCAAAGTGCCTTGTTTATCCTCGTACTGGGGCTTTACGCGTTGGCGAAACAGCTAAGGTCACTTTCCACTTCTCTCAAGTAGTAGTAGTACAGTGGGCAAAGCAAAGTCCGGACTTCAAAAACCGACACCTATTCACTTGcgaatatattttaaaaagggaaaaaaaagaaggaactttgattcttgaaaactttcccttttttccaCAACTTTTTGTGTACGGTGGCGCCATGCTGCGCAGGGTCTCGGGTAAGTATCCGACCCGAGACCCGAGACGGTAGCTGACAAGAGACAGCAGGCCGTGGATCACGTCGGTGGACGCGTTTCGACATCAATGCGTGTCTCAAAACAGTGATTGGGATGATGACTTTATTCCTTTCCTGACGactatatattatatgaatggATTATTTAATTCCCCTCAAGCTAAAGTTCACAACCTGTGGATTTAAGGTCGATTGTTTTGACCCCCTTTTTTTGAAGTAgagtaattttttgtttttcttttcatgtcaaataagataattattctaattttttaaaaatatacttTGAGGGATGTAATATGattttcgataaaatgaaattatgCCCCCCTCCCGGCGACAAAGGCGGTGACCTAATAATTGGAGTGGACCATGTGATTGACAACGATCCACCAAGGACAGGCCCACATCAAGTGGTAGAAGGAGGACCTGTGATGATCACTTGCTGTGATTAGTCCTCATGAAATGGATTTTGAGTTCAAGTGTTTgcacaaatttatcctaaactttttttataattagtgCATATCACAGCACTTTGTATAAGAGTTATCAGAAATGGTATGCGATTTGGATGGGGTATGATCGAAGGATCGCTGCACCGACGAGCCACAGAAGCTCCTCTTGCTTTCGAATGTATTTCATGAGTACCCCATGTTCGGTTGGTTGCCTAAATAGCGCTGCTACTCGCTTCGGTTCTGCGCTCAGGTCTTGAGTTCGAATACTCTGGCAAGCCTATTACAAGCTTACTTGAGGGTAGGGATTGGACCCTCACACATTGTCATGACGGGGCTATTACCTTGACACATCAATTTATTGTATTGTTTGCATAGATAAGAAAACGCTAATGCAAAAATCGCGTACTCCGGAGCATCACTTCAATTACTCCTGCGCCAACCCCTCTCCTTCAAGATCCTCGGCCATGAGCTCGACCAGATTTAGGACTTGACGGCTCAATTTGGGGCCTTATGTTTCCGATTAATACCCACGTCAGCGGCATGTGCCATGCATTTCGAGAGGAAAATGCTCTCGTCAATCGGGCAACCAGCGAAGGGCTGTGGTTTTGAGAGCTTATCCCTTTCTATCCTCTGGATAACTCAGTGGGTCACTGAGTCCAGCCCAAAGAAAGCGACACCTCCATGGATGGAACGAAGGTGCCAGCCCTAAAGTTCATGTCGGTATCAATCGATCAATTCAATCTTTGGATCGGCCCGGGAAATAATCAAAGTGGTAATGACGCATGGATCCAATGCATCGGGCGCTTACTCTTCTACGAGCGAGTAGGTGCGTTCTACTATCAATCATGATACTCTAGGCAAAAGGGCAATGTGATGTCAACATTAGAATCATTTCAGACACTTAATGACCAGAAAATTAGCGTCGTAGTGACCTTGTAGTCCACAAAAAATAACGACATTTAAGATcgaattattattttatgaaaCCTCCTAGCAAATAATTTCTCATTACCCTAATGAAATAACGTGATCTATTATTACCGGGAGTTTACCTTTTTGTGATAACGTGAATCTGTTGatccttttgctttatttggtCATCTCACATGGTTTCTTTGATCAAGTTTAGGTAAGTGGTGATGGGTACCCCAGTTCGAACCGACTAATTTCTTATGGcatttgttaattttaagaaatttttatttctcattaatattctaaaattagagaagtagaaaatttttacttcttatttgtgttctaaacctatttctaAACTAAAAGTTTATTTTAGaggtaaaaaattgaaattacattactaaacaaatttctatttcaaactgttcttaggaatagaaaaataattttggccaaaaataaaatagtcaACATGCGCACCTttaatgaccaaaaaaaatcaaaacattgtAGTGACCCTTATAGTCCACAAAAATAACAACATATAAGGTCGAATTATTATTTCATGAAAGTTCTGGCAAATGGTCCCCATTTGCCTAATGAAATAATGTGATCTATTATTGCTGGGACTTCACCTTTTTGTCATTAACGTAAATCTGTCGATCCTTTTGTATTATTTGGTCGACTCACATAGTTTCTTTGATTGGGTTTGGGTATGTGGTGACGGATACCTTAGCTCGATTAGACTAATTTCTTGTGGCATCTATTAATTTCaagagagtttttatttctcattaatattttgaaaatagagaAGTGGAAATgttttttctcattatttttccaaatctatttcttaactaaaaatttatttcagaaatagaaaaataaaattatgttatccaaatttgttccaggaatagaaaaataattttgataagaaatcaaATGGTTATCATATGCACATTTAGTGAGCAGAAAATTAGAATGTCGTAGTGACCTTATAGTCCACAAAAATAACAACATATAAGgtcaaattattatttcatGAAAGTCTAGCAAATGGTCCCCCACCTGCCTAACGAAATAACGTGATCTATTATTGCTTAGACTTTACCTTTTTGTCATCACGTGAATCTATTGACCCTTTCGctttatttggtcaattcaCACGGTTTCTTCAATTGGGTTTGGGTAAGTGTTGACGGATGCCTAAGTTCAAACCAACTCATTTTTGTGACATATGTTAATTTTAAGagagttttcatttctcattaatattttagaaatagagaagttaaaaatttttacttcttatttatgttctaaacatatttttgaactaaaaatttgtttcaaaaataagaaaataaaattacgttatcaaatgaatttatgttccaaacctgtttctggaaataaaaaaaaaagttttggttAGATATAGAATGATTATTATGCGCTCCTTTAATGActagaaaatcaaaatgttGCAATGACCTTATAGtccaaaaaaataacaacatcTAAGGTGTCGAATTATTGTTTCATGAAAGTCCTGGCAAATGGTCTCCCATTTGCCTAATGAAATAATGTGATCTATTATCGTTGGGACTTTACCTTTTTGTTATCACATGATTCTGTCGACCCTTTCACTTTATTTGGTCAATCCACACAATTTCTTCAGTCGGGTTTGGGTAAGTAGCCACGGATACTGGAGCTCGAACCGACTGATTTCTAATGGTATTTGTTAATTAAAAGAGAGTTGTCTGGAAAAGTTGTTTGGGAAATTTTGGAAAACCGATAGATATAGGGCGCAATGATTGATGTCATATCGGGCAGGCTAGGTTGCCAAACTAGGGTCCTTCGTTCCTGCAACGTGACCACCTACAAGATAAACTCGGGTCATCAGCAATCCTTTAAATCTATcaagttattcaaagaaaaataattgctCCTTCCTAATGGAACTTCTTTCTGGATTGACCAAAGGGGACCTTACATGGAAGTGTCATAGGCCAAAAGTTTCCTGTTTAGGCCAGTTCTCGTTTGATAGATTGTTCCTAAAATAAGTATAGTGAATCGCAATTCTCATGGTCGATTGTCCCACACTATCTAGCTTGATTGTCTAGTCTCTCGAGCAAGACATATGGTTCACTCCAAAAAAACAATTGGCTTTGACCCGACGTGATCCTTGACTATCATTAGGTTGAGTAGTCTCACTAGATattataaaagtttaaattattagataaaaacgcggtttaatatttaatcacTCTAACATTCCCCCTTGCAGTGAGGCAAATAggaacttgaaaaaaatttaaattcggGACCTCCTTCTCTGATACTACGTGGGATTTTGTAAGACTATtgttaattattctaaaagtttaagttattagatgaatgcgtgatttaacatttaattattctaatttttaagataaTAATCATCATATCTCTAGATTGCTAACATAAACACCTTGACACCACTCCCACAAATCAATTGTATCAATCCTTCTACATCTCTCATGCTTCACCCCGATGCTATAAAGCCTCACTTTTCAGCCCACATGGGTATGGGAGAGATCAGAACGTGACAAAAGTTTGATGCTCATCTTTAGACATGAATTtgatatataaagaattttctaTCAAGAACCTTAGATGGAGAATTATTCTGGCTCTGTCAATTGTTAACAATATATTTCTACAAATGCCATTGTTGCCGATTTTGCCAAAGGCGAAGATTCAAATTTAGGGGTTGAAAGACATTAGGTGGCGACCTTTATTAAGAGAATAAggtcttttcttctatttttttataatcaaaggTGTGTCTTTCAAGTGAATGGAATACCTTGCATGCTTCTTCAATAGATGAGTTGATCGAGTATTAATGCACATGATGGAGCTGCTTAAAATGGGGGTTCAACTGCTCTTTGTGgcactgtttttcttttcagtgAAGTGGATTTCATTGCTCATCATTAGTGGCAGATGCAAAAGTTTATT
Protein-coding regions in this window:
- the LOC104444196 gene encoding pectin acetylesterase 8, with translation MADARLRTWLCVILSIQILIKSEAFNVGITYVQNAVAKGAVCLDGSPPAYHFDKGVGAGANNWLILFEGGAWCNNVTTCLARRDTRLGSSKQMVKELSFSGILSNKQKFNPDFYNWNKIKVRYCDGASFTGDVEAVNPATNLHFRGARAFVAIVEDLMSKGMSNAQNAILAGCSAGGLTAILNCDRFRALVPARTKVKCLADAGYFINAKDVSGASHIENFYSEVVATHGSAKNLPTSCTSKMKPGLCFFPQNVVPQIQTPLFIINAAYDSWQIKNILAPGVADRHGTWRSCKLDIKKCSPNQLKIMQDFRLEFLRALSAVGTSPSRGMFIDSCYAHCQAGTQETWLRNDSPVVAKTSIAKAVGDWYYERLTFQKIDCPYPCNPTCHNRIFDANGQSED